Genomic DNA from Lactuca sativa cultivar Salinas chromosome 8, Lsat_Salinas_v11, whole genome shotgun sequence:
cttaatacataatgtgataagattgtatttgaatgttttgcaggatcggtgaaaagaaaggaagcttggtgaaagagcaagatgaatctaatcacaaggaatggatcttgatcgcatgaacttgaagattagattttgagcttagatagttatgatagagttgttagaaattttccttttgaaatacatagttttcaaagaattttgcattgtaaggacaaatgttttccgctgcttttataaataaaataaattttcgtttgacttatttatttatttgtttatttccttgcaatgaaatcgttatgaaaattggtgtttgcatatttctacaacaaatcgatatgattcttatttatggtgttatggaaaagtcaagaatttaccaaataaggagagtttctcatcacccaagtttcaattggacagaaatttggaatcatgcaacttggttgcacgatgaatgagaaatttcatatttggaaattagactaattcattgacaaagtgtcaagtgaaggagatcgagcacacaaagttgcgtgttgatcaagtccaccataagagtaacaatgatattcgtcatgatttactaaaggtttagtaaatatgattatacttacaagattaagtgtaattatgaattgattgaaaaagtttaaatcaatagcaaaacgaataagaagaatcaagtaggcagaaagataaaagtttctccattctaagaagaaaagagagtagcttttatgctttatgataggtcttaatgattaagaaccatatctcaattgatcctctaagtaagtcttagtataattgtatgtctaagaaaaggaatcgaggattgaagaaatggttaaatcaagaagtcaatcatacttcattccaataacaagtcttaaagttaagattgtgacaatgagtgaaaagtattaaaggtttataacattcatcaaatgtggaaagttgtgatgtcttggataagacaaagaccaactaggatcaatttatgaagtgttttgataaaagatacactaactcttgaatatttgtttgtcaagaaatggttattgacaagagaatcttatatgtcaaggagtcagtgggagtcttaatggtcttgaaaactttcaaaaacaactcaaataaaccttatcaatcatcactagcacatgagttgaggtttacaacctatcgtgttgacattattttgtttctgtgctattccaattgagttaattatgcatgtgagttctatgagttctcattttgaacgcataaaaggcaaagcaccttaatcgatgaaaggtacattgataggaaagggtgagctgcttaactacttggaagacatggtgggcagctgtgctaccaaaaggcaagaaatcaagattaagaaagttcagtccatatgagtttgaatttgtcgtaaactttggttttaacaaattcacatggataggaacacatacaccgtttaaatctaagtgtcataagatttcctccttcatgaaaatgattgtgaggaaatgctttcactaagaaagattttaagaagatagtgattgtgaaattgcattctcgaattcgattatggttacggtatccctttccataatttgaattgtgaggtttggcaattagtcttaattgtttagacacacatatgaactatcaaaggcaaagatgtataagttcaagaagatttgataaaagattatcaaagcactaagtattagaaacatgaacttaagaaattcaacaagtattgtttttctgaaagttaagatgtttaagaatacatgtcgaagctagtgggagcataagtgttatgttttatagtaatcatcatgatagtgggagcattaaagttatgattatatgattattatggaaagtattgcaagttggcaatattaattatagaaaaacaagagtcataccttgCAAATTAGTAAggattgtaaagttgttttgctataattaaggaagagaatattatgcttcgtttcaaatctaaaggcttaggttgtggaatgttaataaatttagtcaaaggtacatagtgtgttcttaaaatttcgattatgattacggcattcctcttcacaattcgaattttgagaacatagcaaataaaacattatgcgtcgtgtcccatatgcttcgggtataggatcgattgcaaatgctttaatgtttgaccattctaaattttttccaaatgtctagcacatttagaggtaaaagggactagaatcggttttgactaaaataattaaacaactatcaaaggacaatccaagttcgacgaggattggttacttgtgagtagttggaagtatagtattggaagatatggaaatgttttcatattggatggaccatatcgacattattaggaatagataagattctattaagaataagttgtcatatggaaaatatggaaatgtatccatattgggaattgaatattaataatctatgactagattagaaacttttatgcagaaggatgttcaaaggaatgtactttgagtgagaggcatcatatctaaggaattgtcttgtaacaatctccgatagaggactttgtaatatcattggcaatagtctttgtgactttggtgcagtgacattacgaaaggatcattgcataaaatgttagaatctagcatattctataagtggcaagaatttgatattcttaaacttatgaaaaatggatttggagttgtgaaatgagaatgattggaaatgtgtccaatgtgatctatttcacaaagtaagaaccataggtaaacattgtgtgcatgctaggagcatgggacaagtgtaataattcaagtaagaagttgattacccaaaacgacaaataatgagtaatcgatatggtgataaataaaaggggttttatttatactcaaagttttgaggccatatgggattagtattactcttgtctttcactttgcatgttttgacttcaagaataattgagtttattaagaataatcgaattattcaaacaggccacagtcgttcatatgttggaagtagatatgaacgaagattgtcgtgaattggtgtgtggattgtctaaagagcattagacataagcaaatgtttgttgcaacgttcatgagtgcttatgaatatgatttgagcattggattaaacccacgctcacttggatcactccatgagttgtatcacgagtgattgatgagacgataacatcttatattcttgaaaccaagatgtgtgagttgtatcttgagaatcggttgcacattgataatatgtaaacgcactagtaacttggtgttataaaacatattgttgtgtgtgatttggttagtgagtgcaagcaagcattgtatcaaagtttatccgttccttttattcaaagtagaataaaagcgatatctttgggcccgtcgatgatttagtgatgacaaacgtaaatgctcggccgggctagggctaatttgatttgttcaattagtcagtcgtcataaatcggaaatcgagatatagtacaaagagaatgatttgaaatcatatctcatacaatatctagaatggaggaatatatgatcccttatctaaggacacgcgtatctgatatgatcagagttgaaaacggctttggaaagctacgattgcagatcagttgttgaagtcatacgcagaatagttgttagacttatccaagtgggagactgtgttggattagtgtctaaatccataactattttggtatgtacttgacccgatggtgcatggtccttttgggttgccttcaccaaagcaacttgattggagaaataaatagagagagaggttattattatttattaatatgttataagaataatatattaaaggagaaatcatatttgtttaattaatattagtcaataattaattaagaattaattttgtggttaaatgtaattaattaaactagaggggctgaattgtaattatgtgatagttaaaaaatatggtaatggttatcctaaatatgggttgaacgaattcaagaagataaggatccttgaaatcgtccaaaggataaaggataaggGTTTTAAAGGCTTAttttatggttacttggtgggcaagcaactagataaggataaggactaaaaccctaatctctacacctatataaagacccctaaggctcatgaattcatccattccttcccaagaggtcctagagacgaattcttaaacctctcctctctctctttataccttctccatttgctcttggtgtttgtaagccattagaggagtgacacttgtgactctaagccttccaaagtcaattcaaggaggaattcgattgttattgctacataacaatcaaaggtatgatcttaaacccatttatatgttaatatcgatttccatatgctagaattagggtttatagccttggataacttgcatgtacaatagagaaacctagatccaagcattaaggtttgtatgagcacataggatgtcttatgaccataaCCCATCATGTATATGATATGTTTATCTGCATATGAGTGTAAGATCAAAATGCTCAAGACACAGATTAGAATTTGTTACATAGGTATATGTGTATTACCAAACTGATATATGAgatcttgtcttcaagttatgtacAGTGTGTATATGATATCTCCTAAGTATTGTCTTCAAGTTGTATTATCTTTAggttaaacaaaaaatatatgttttatctTATTGACATCATGCAAATAGTGTTAGCTATTtgtaaatgtgtgttatgtggatgattagattttttttctttttacaataGACATGACAGATAAAAGAAATAGGGTTAGTTGGAAGTCGAAATTGGTGGACAAAACTTTTTTGGAAGCATGTATACAAGAATTAACAAGCAATGACCGGGAGGGTAGCGGACTAAAAGCAAGCTCATGGGTTGTGGTCGCGGAGAAATTGAAAACATATCATAATTTTATTGTCgacaaaaaacaaatgaaaaaccgATACGACTATTTAAAAGAAAAGTATGCAGTGTGGTTAAAACTTAAAAACAAAACAGGAAATATTTATAATCCCACGAATTCTTTTAACATGACTAATGAAGAATGGGAAGCGGAAGCGAaggtacatatatacatattttttaaagtagATTATTTTTTTACtactttaataatatttattaaatttgtcAAACAGTTGAACAACTATGTAGATAAGCTGAGAAATGCACCCCTCCCTTGCCCTGAACTTTATACCCAACTATTTGACAGGGCGACCTCGACCGGTGTTCACAGTTGGGGGCCATCTTCGACATTACCTCATCCCAATGAAACCTTCAGTACACATGATTTTGAGGATACAGAGAAGGATGAGCCAGCACCTCATGCAGATACCCCAAGCTCAACAGTACCTCAACCTACTAGTGAGGAATCATCTGGGCGGACAAAAAACAAGGGGGGAAAATGAAATGGTCCTAAAGAAACCACACTTGATGATGAGTTGAAAGAAGTTGGAAAAGAGATTATCAAGGCTGCATAAGCATTCACCGAAGAAAATAATCTTGACAAGGAGATGGATGCTTGTATGGCGAAGTTGACAAGCTTGTAGTGGGGAGAATATGATCCGAAATACACCACTGCTCTTATGTTATTTGCTGAAAGTGCTGGTAATAGGAATATTTGGTTGCACCTTAACTTGTCAACTTGCGAGTCGTGGGTAACAAATGCGGGAAAAAAGTTTGGATTAGTTGGTTGACTTTAGTATTTACATGTTACATTTGACTTTAGTATGTTATGGTTCATTGTTTGACTTTAGTATGTTATGGTTCATTGTTAGACATTAGTATTCTATGGTTTAGttatgttatgaattgtttttcTTAGGTGCGGTTATGTTATATGAATTTATATGTTATGGAATGTTATGTTTTTCGTATTTACATGTTACGGTTtgttatgttatggattgttatgttattgattaaaatgtaatttgtatttgacatctaaCAGGACACATGGATAAAGAAGGTGACcttttatattttcttatattcTCGTGGTATTGGTTGATGTTGGTCCGACAAAGGCAAAGAATAATTAAAAGTATAAGAGCTAGCGAACACGTAGCAAAGGGATATGTGTATACGCAAGATTTGATACACAGATGTCCTATACAATGTTACGATATGATACGTCTTTCACAAGATGCATTTGTACTATTATGCAATCACTTTACACAAAGAAATTGGTTGCAATCTAGTAGGACAATAAGCGTTGAAGAGAAGATGgctatgtttttacatgttatagGACATAATGAATGTTTTCGAGCCGTTAAAGAAAGATTCCATCACTCCACACAAacgattcatcaatgttttcatgAGGTCTTACGTGCAATGATGTGTTTTGCACGAGAAATTATAGTACCAACCTCGTCTAATTCAACAAGAAATACCTCAGAATGACATAGACGGCTAATGCAGATATTTTCCGGAGCAATAGGTGCACTAGATGGAACACTTGTACATGCAGTTGTGCCTGTTGATCAACAAACTCGTTataggggaagaggaaaaggtgaatgttatcaaaatgtaattggaatttgtaattttgatatgatattcacctttgtATGGGTTGGATGGGAGGGCGTAGCAGATGATTctaaagttttgaaagaagttgcatttaaCCCAACTTCCGGATTTCCATTCCCTCCACCAGGTTTGTAACTTTGCTATATGTTTTATTATctatattatttatatgataaatttgTCATACATCtacagataaatattacctttgtgatgTCGCATACACCAACACCCGTGGATTTATGGCTCCCTACCGCAATACTAGGTATTAGTTAGCCGATTTTCGAAGAAACAGAGCTTTGACTAAGGAAGAAATGTTCAATCATGCTCATGCACAACTTAGAAAGTACATTGAACgtgcttatggtgtattgaaGGCGAGATTTCCAATTTTAAAACAAATGGCTCCTTATCCTTTTCCAGTGCAAAGAGACATAGTCATTTCTTGTGTTgcggtccataattttataaggaaatacgatattGAAGATGAATTATTACGAACTTTGAAAAAAACACTATGGTTACTCATAATGTGGGTGGTGGAGGAAATGAGGGTCAAAACATAGAAGGCATAGAATGGGGTTCAGAAGCCGTTAACTATATGACTAATTTGCATGACCAGATTGTTAATTAGTTACTTTCAAATGGTTCACGTTAAATGGTgtacttttttttattatgtatgacaatttttatttggattttgttttacactttgtatttggattttaattgatgtatgtttaatttggattttatatgataatttgtggttttataatttttttatccaGCACAAGAGACGACAcaagggtaatatggtcattttttCATTCAGCACAACCATTCAGATAAATAATCAAACGGCATAAACTCGGTCAGCATTTCTAACCCAGTCAGCTTCTAACTGAGTCAGCTCTAACCcaatcagcaactatcaaacgacccctaagAATGTTTTGGTGGTTGTTAATCAAGTTCCTGAAACTCAacaaatgaagaagttaagagGTCAGTTaggggggaaattgttgaaataggAAAGTGAGCCTCTTAAACTTAGTCAATCCGAAGATTCCTCTTCAACCGCAATTATCTCCCAACCGCAATCAATTTCAATTATCCACGGTATCATCAACAACACAAACTTAGCATTTTAACCTTTTATGTTTACATTGTTTTGTCTAGTGTACCATGCATGGACACTTCTATCAGAATTATAGTCTTTGTTTACTTCTCATGTAATTTCTCAGAACTCTATGAATAGAGTTCTCTGCTTCTTAATGAAAAACCTTCACCTCTATCATTCTCTTATCTCTCAATATATCTCTATTACTCTCTCTATTCTTACCTTCTATGATCTTTGTGAACTTACATTCATATATTTAGATCGAACTCTCAAACTCTCCTTCGGAGCAAGTCCTCGTGACTTCATTCACTTCAAGCTGATCACAtatactaacttggtttgaatgcgaACTTTGTTAAGAATCAGATTAGTGTTTACTTGAtatttgttgtcatttacatttcctttACTTTTTGCAATTACATTTCCACATCTAacaactctaacttattattgttaagctttatgatcctttgagattaacttcaTTCCGCAATATATAACTTGtgctaacgtttgttcaagtgttctCAAAAGTTTCTCTCTCAATAATAACATCATAatatactgatctaacagatcatactagcataacatatcaggatATCCATCCaaaaagggttggccttggtgccttagaccctcgagtatagtgaggaaatcTCACCTTACAACTATCGAACTATCGTGATAAGACTCGAATCATagccacgaactccaccacctatattcaccataaaCCACTTCCATAAAATCCTAATTTCCTAAATTACCCCCCAGAAGTCAAACTAGTCATCCCttggtaaaagtcaaagtcaatggtcaaggtcaacaatccatgttaacccgactcgtcgagtgcagctagcaactcgtcaagttccttaaGAACTCAGAAATCACCTAAACCCTAACCGATTCACCGAGTTttcaaccaactcatcgagtccttgtGTGTCCAGATGTCGGGGAAAATCCTAACTGACTCATTGATTCCTCTTactaacttgccgagttcatgcaGGATCAAATACGGGGAACCTTCATCCGCCTCGCTGAGTCGACTAagcgactcgtcaagttcatgcaGTCCATTTCTTATCCAAATGTTTTTAATCCACCCCAAAGCTCAATATTGTAGATCCAACTTCCTAAGGCACAAATTCCACGTAaacttgcaaactttacgtgcatgcaaggtcttaaagGCTTTGAACACTAAAACCAAGTCTAGAATGAGGTTTAGGGCACGGTAAGGGGTTCATATGAGATAAAGTTGATAGCTTTATGAGTTTGTGACTtggaggagtccagatctgaagttacaacttcggaTCATGGCTAAAACCCAAGATGGCTCACATATATGCCATAAATGGCCCTAAACCTAAGCATGAAAGGCTCTAGCTAAAGATAAGtaaaggtaacgacttgttacctccaaaattgttggattagtgtctaagtccataactatatttggtatgcacctgacccggttgtgcatggtccttttgggttgccttcaccaaagccaCTTGAGTGGATGAAtattagagaaagaggttattatggtttattaatagattataagaataatatattaaaagagaaatcaaatttgtttaattaacattggtcaataattaattaagaattaattttgtgatgaaaagaagttaattgaactatggggactgaattgtaattatgtgatagttacaaagttgggcaaGGGAACCTTAAATGATAGGGTGGTCGAATTCTAAGGATAGgccttaagaattcgtccatAATGGGGAATCTAGAgttatcttatgggctgcttagtggctaagtaaccagataaggataatgattgaaaccctaattcccacacctatataaggaccccttgggcaTGAGAATTTGGCTACACCTAACCCTAGAAGTCTTAGAGCCGAATTttccctctccctctctctcttgcttcatcTAATTGCTTTTGGTGCtcgtgattcattagaggcacaacatttgaggtgttaaggttctcaaagcttcaagatc
This window encodes:
- the LOC111911204 gene encoding uncharacterized protein LOC111911204; the encoded protein is MTDKRNRVSWKSKLVDKTFLEACIQELTSNDREGSGLKASSWVVVAEKLKTYHNFIVDKKQMKNRYDYLKEKYAVWLKLKNKTGNIYNPTNSFNMTNEEWEAEAKLNNYVDKLRNAPLPCPELYTQLFDRATSTGVHSWGPSSTLPHPNETFSTHDFEDTEKDEPAPHADTPSSTVPQPTSEESSGRTKNKGGK